GCCGGGCTGGACGTGACCGGCGCCGCCTACGAACTGCTGGGCTGCCCGCCCCCAGCGGCGCGCCGCCAGCACCTACTACGCCCCGCCCGCGCTGACCGAGGTCACCGACCGGTCCAGCGTCGGCCAGCAACGCCATGAGCGACGTGTCGAGGATCGTGGAGACGGTGCGCTGGCTGTCGCTTCGTTCGGGTGAGCCGAGGAGGTGATCAGCGTGTGAGGAACGACCCCTTGTCGAGGACGGTCTCAAGTGCGGCCCCATCGTTCGGGGTGAATTTGCCATGCGCCGGGGATATTCCGATCGCGGCGGCGAGATCGAGTAGCTTGACGTCGGTGAGGGCCTCGATCGCGGTTTGCAGGTCTGCGGCTGCGCGGCGGGCCGCAGACCACGCGCTCAAGTAGAGCAACAACCCGGCCACCGCCGCAGGCCACCAGAGTAATCCGGTCAGTAGGTAGCCGACCGCCCAGGCTGCACGCATGGCGGCCGCGGTGTATCGATCCCAGGCGTGCTGGGTCATTGCCCGCTCGTCCGCGTTGGACATGTGCCACAGCCGAGGCCAGACCCGGACCAGTGCGACACCGTACTGGGCTGCGATCCGTTCCTCGGCCAGCCGGATGTGATCGCCGATCCGGGTGGCACGAGCCGGGAGGTAGCGCTCAGGCACGCCGTATCCGGCGGGTGCGGCAGCGCGCACCTTCCGGATTCGGCGGCGGAGAAACGGCTGCAGCAACAGTATTGCGCCCCGGTCACGTCCCGTCCAGATCCGGGCGATGGGCCGGCTGAGCTCGGCGGCGATTGCGGCACATGCGGTGGCGATCACCGCACCGATACTGGCGACCATCGTCAACTGCGTGCCTTGCTTCGGTACCGCGATCTCGGTCAGCCTGCGGCCGAGCGCGTCGAGGTCGACGGCGCCGACGGGGTGCACCCACCACGAGAACGCCAGTACGACCGTGAACAGGACGCCGGGTAGGGCGAGCAGGTTGATCCACCGTTCGGCCAGTTTGGTGCCCAGCCCGGGCAGCAGCTTGTCCACTAGGGCCCGAGCCGGTGGGCGGACGGGTTCATCGGCCGGTCGTCGAGATTGCACCACGGCTCGGCCGCGTCTTCGCCGCGGCCGCGTTCGGGGCAGATGAACCGGGGGCAGGAGAATCGCTGCCCGATCGGTGCGGGGTCCCACAACTCTTGCAGCCCTGCCGCGCCATCGCCGCGGTCGGTGGCGGGGTCGTCCAGCAGGAGATTGTGCAACGCCTTCGCGGCGGGCTGCCCGGCTTTGATGGCCTGGACCTCGGCCTCCAGTTCGTGGCGCCACCCGAGCCGGTCAGCCTGCGCGCGCAGGCCCGGCAGCCGGTCGCAGAACCAAGCAAGTGCGAGCGCGCTCTCATCGGGGGCCGGCGGTGGTTCAGGCCGTCCGCCACGGCGGAACAACGACGGCATGGGTTCTCCACTCCTTTGTACGGGCAGACGGTATCAAGGCCCGATGTGCACGAACGGGGCCCAGCGCGCCGGGTCGTCCGGCGCCACGATCCTCAGCCGCCGCTGCGCCCTGTGCAATGCGAGCGCCGGTGAGGTGTCATCGAGCAGGTGGGTGTAGAAGTCGTCGGCCACCGTCGGGCCGTCCTCGCTGCGGATGTGCCACAGCGTTCCGATCACGTGGGAGAAGCCCTGCAGGTGCAGTGCTGCGGCTGGGTGCAGGGCCTCGTCGAGGTTCTGCGAGTCGGGAACGGCCGTGACACAAGCCGACAGGAACGCGACCTCGTTGCCCTCGAGGTCCATATCGGTGAGTTCGTCGATGCCCAGGCTCCCGTCTTGCAGCACCAGGCCTCGCAGGTCACCGTGGCAGGCGAAATGTGCCCAGGTGCTGCCCGGCAAGGCGGCTCTGATCGCAGCGACCGTGGCTTCGCGCTCGGCGAGTTTCGTCGCTGCGGGTATGCGCGCGCAGATCAGATCGGCTTCCTCTTCCGCGTGTGGCAACGCGGCCCATGTCGTGCCGTCGGGTCGTGGCGGGGTGTCGCGCAGTGAGGTGATCAACATCGTCGGTTCGACGGTACTCGTCCGGTCACCGCGCCGAGCGTCGAGCAAGGACCACAGACTGGGCGTATAGGAGGAGACGACCTTGTCCAGCACGGCATCCTCGTCTCGTCCCGCCATGTGCACCGGCACCGACGTCAGCGCGCCGGTAGGGCACCACCAAATTCGCCGGGACGGGCCGAGGTGTGGTTCGACGGCGGCCAGCACTGGCGCCGCGACGATGTCCCACAGCCGGGGCGCGATGGCCCGCACGTTCATCCGTCGCGTCTCGGCGTGGAGCAGGCCCTCGGCCCACACCGTCGCGTCGGACTCGGTGAGGCCGGGCAACGGCACGTGGATTGGGTCCTGGTCGGCCAGCACAATGATCGCGTCACAGCGCCGGGTACTGGTGTTGATCATGACGACCGGTCCGCCTCGTGCGGCCTCCCGTAGCTCAGCGAACCGGATCCGGTGCCCGAAGGCTCGTCGCTGCACCATTTCGTCCCATTCGCGGGCCAGCTCCGCCCGGGTCATGGCGTGCCGGTGCGCGGCGAGGACATCCTGCCCGGACCCGGCTTCCGGGTAGTTCGGCTGCCGCAGCGCCGCCCGGACCTCGGCGAGCCGCGGCGCATGGTCGCCGGTGTCGGCGCCGCGGAGCTCCCGGACCTGCCACCAGATGACGGTCCGGCTGACTTCCAGTAGTTCAACAGCCCGTTCCACCCGTCCCGCCATCAGCGCCAGCGCGGCCGCCGTAGTCGGGGCGAGCCGAGACTGCCGTAGGACGGACTGTCGGTCGGCCCGGCTGAGCCCGAGCGACGCGGCCTCGTTCACCAGCCTCAATACCTGGTCGAAGTGCGTCAACGCGCCGTCGATGTCGCCGCGTTCCATCGCCCGGAAGCCCTTCAACGTCGTCGCCTGGTGCGCGAGTCGCCAGGGCGGATCGGCCAGCGCGTCCACGCGGTCCAGCGCGTCGACTAGCTCCGGCGATTCGAGATCGTTCAGGTGGCCGAGCGCTGCCAAGTGGGCCGCGAGAACCTCCGTGTCGTCTTCGCCGGGTTCGGCGAGCCGTTCACGGGTGAGCCCCAGGGCCTCGTGCAGGTCCGCTGGATCGTTACTGTCTTCGTAGCGGCGGA
The genomic region above belongs to Amycolatopsis sp. YIM 10 and contains:
- a CDS encoding CHAT domain-containing protein — translated: MPELLRFDFRLSQVTAVWWAANIEHVPYKRNQRTTAGPFCQAGAMRFRALIVAIVVALVAWGVWIGWRRHTLAFLPSENVFGNVGYVYDPVTDRRISLVAAGAIMIVGYPVLILILAGLVTLLFKGHAADIKVGWRALRVRPVVLGGGTAVVAVLPSTCLLVGYAVHAPEGMTFGTYLRTALFTDIPATATIFGAVLVVTVYLMAVGPWMLDYLPRVLRWSRMHRMISGKAAHDDDVAAAVAHLEQDFAVRPYRAQLIVSVLAQMQVAKLDGGEPLDEAILRTMALIPSLEEPAWTHRISPLLYDLDARYQFAETLVKTYARSDSRAHLDVAIRLLEGMHRRPPITTARRRRALIALTLAKALHLRDWADDRTRAHALVQRAARVAPDEAREARAVLLLAPGSERHELDEALTILRDRCEGERKKLIDGLIRRYEDSNDPADLHEALGLTRERLAEPGEDDTEVLAAHLAALGHLNDLESPELVDALDRVDALADPPWRLAHQATTLKGFRAMERGDIDGALTHFDQVLRLVNEAASLGLSRADRQSVLRQSRLAPTTAAALALMAGRVERAVELLEVSRTVIWWQVRELRGADTGDHAPRLAEVRAALRQPNYPEAGSGQDVLAAHRHAMTRAELAREWDEMVQRRAFGHRIRFAELREAARGGPVVMINTSTRRCDAIIVLADQDPIHVPLPGLTESDATVWAEGLLHAETRRMNVRAIAPRLWDIVAAPVLAAVEPHLGPSRRIWWCPTGALTSVPVHMAGRDEDAVLDKVVSSYTPSLWSLLDARRGDRTSTVEPTMLITSLRDTPPRPDGTTWAALPHAEEEADLICARIPAATKLAEREATVAAIRAALPGSTWAHFACHGDLRGLVLQDGSLGIDELTDMDLEGNEVAFLSACVTAVPDSQNLDEALHPAAALHLQGFSHVIGTLWHIRSEDGPTVADDFYTHLLDDTSPALALHRAQRRLRIVAPDDPARWAPFVHIGP